In the Triticum aestivum cultivar Chinese Spring chromosome 2B, IWGSC CS RefSeq v2.1, whole genome shotgun sequence genome, ATAGATAGCATCATAGCAACACAAAATCAAGCTAAAATTTTTTGGTTACCGTCTTGTAGTAAAGCCCTGCTGGAATAGTGCTCCTTGAGAGGTCAGCTGGAGTTTGGCCCTTGTCGTTTGCCATATTCAAGGATACATGCCTATTCCGTAACAGATCACGGAATATCCTTAGCACCCCAACCTGGACAGCTAGGTGCAGCGCTGTGTTGCCGCCGTTGTCCTGCATATTCAGGATAGACTCGAACCTTTGGTCCTTAGTGGCGTAGTCCACTATGTTTTCCCTCCTCATGTTGATGGCGACATGGAGAAACGTTCGCCCACGGGCGTCACGCAGACCGGCGCACTCTGGGCACTTGTCAAGAATGAGAGCCACAACCCCAAGTTTTCCCATCGACGCGGCAATGTGTATAGGGTACTGCCCCCTATTGTCTGGCCGGCATGCTGAACACTGGTCAGCATCAAGTAGCAGATGTATCGGCGTAGGATTGTCCACGGGCCGCCGAAATAGGAATCGAGTGACGAAACTGCTCGCTTCTTCCATCTCCCTGCCTTCCGCCGAGGCAGCAAAATGGAGCGGTGTGCTCCCAGATTCGTCTGCATGTCCAATGATCGCATTGTTTCCCTCCTTGTTGCTCCATTCCAGTATCTTCTGTGTCATTTCTACAAGTACAGAGCACAGACGTTATCGGATATTGTGGTCTGATGGTCAGTTCTCTAGAATTCCGGATACACACATTTTGTGCCATCGGCACATCCTTTTCCTGCCTCCCAAGTTGTTGCTGCTTATTTAGACCACATGTACTTTTTTTACGGTTTTCCCCAATCGTTGATTCCTGGTAGCGACACGTGTTTAGAGTTGACGCTATCATAActacatcaaaaaatatctttatGGTTTGTATCTAAACCACATAAGATCTTAACAATTTTACTTAGACATATCGTAACACATAATATTCAATAGATGCCTCTTAACTTGATCTAGCCATTTATGTTGGTTAAATGAAAACAATATCATTTTATTGCCATGAAAATCATCTCATAATTTCGTCACAATTAATTTTAATTCCTAACATATCCATCTGAAATTGCATCCTCAAACCCCACAAAATATTACAGATTTTGTGGAATACAAATATGAGTTCACCATATACCCCGGAAAAAAAATTATGCATGCATGCTAACATGAGTAATTACGGATTGAATGACCAAGTACATGTCATATTGTTTTAATGATTGATGAGGTAACTCATTTGTGTTTTTGAGTAGGAATAGTTCAAACTTAATTTTAAGTTTTGATATATTGATGGATACCATTGTTTCCTGTTAGACGTAATAGAACAAAACAAGCATTATATATTGGAAACACTTAAAATATATAAGTAACTAAactctaaaatactaggccatgaaATGAAATGAATATGTTGCACTACGTGGATATGTACACACCGATCTAACATTTggaaatatatatatatgaaattcAATTGTTTATTTTTAGGTTGCTCACCAACATATGCTATGCCGTATACACCTTCTATAAAATACTaaagtatcactatatactactcACCGTTCCATATTATAGTGAGTATAGATATATTTTTAAGCCAAGCTTCCTAAACTTTGACTAATTAGTTTGTAGAGAAAAGTATATGTACATATACAGTACCAAATAAACATCATTAGATAGATCATGATATGCATTTTTTATtatttgtttggtattgttgatgttgattatttctgaTAAATTTATTTGTACCCTTAAAGGTTTGATTTCTGGGAAAACAAATTTATAAATGTATGCTGCATTACGGAACGGAGACAGAGCCTCGCAAATTACTTGGGAAAAAAATGTGAAGAGTAACTGTACATTTGTCTACTCTCTCTGGTCCGAATTAATTGTCGCGGCTCTAATACAAGTACTAAAGTAGTACTAGTTGTAGTTGGATCAAAGGGAGTATATATTAATTTTGCCTAACTGTAAATTTCGGCTGTTGATTTTGAAAAACAATTTGCTAAAATCGGAAAAAAGTTGACGGGGACCATGATGTTAGTAAAACAAAATTCTCATGTCCGTGTTGTGAGTAAATGTGACCATGCCGTAGCATGCCAATTTTAATTTTTAAATGCATCGGTTCCACCCGCGCCTAGACAGGCGATATTTAAATATACACGGTTGCAACACTTGCAAGTTGAATACTCCTATGTGACATCCAAGGGGCAAAGACGTGTTTGCTGGTGCACGCACTATGTATCCTGGCATGGAGTTGACTTTGGCATACGCGCGTGTCGATCGAGGCCAGCAATGCGTCAGAGGTTAGCATGTGGATTTATCCGAAAAATAATGGATTTCACTCTGCGCTCTAAATTTTGTACGCTAGAGCACtgacaaaaagggagaaagcaaACCATATTTGAGGACAGGTTCGAGGATAAAATTATCTGAAATGGTTTTCAGTTTGATTTTGATGGGGTTCTCTTCACAGACAGAAGTTGCAAAAACAGGCCACAAGAGTAGCTAATTACCTCCATACTTGTGCGTGGGAGATCTAGCGCACATACCTCTGCCATGTAGAGAAGCCGCATGCAGGGCATTTTGCCGCGCAGGTCCTGAATAAGACAGCTCCGGGTCCTTGGAGTGCAGCAGGTCCACAATGCGGTCGTGTCCCAACGAGATGGCCAGGTACAACGCCGAGGTGCCGTCCCCGGGGAACCGGGCCAGCAACGGGCATGTTGACATCAACTCGCAAACGAGCTCCTCGTCGGCAATCCTGACGGCGTCATGCAACACCGTCTCCCGGCGTCCGTTGAGTCTCGTCAGGACGTCCTTGGCCCTCTCGTCTCCGCCTTGCTCATGGCCTGCCAGAGCAATCAGACGAGAGACGACCGCTCCGTGCCCTGCCCTGGCAGCACAATGCAGCGGCGTGTCTCCATTGTTGTTGGGGCCGTCCAGGAGGTGCTTGGCCTCCTGGTAGATCAAGCCCGCGCACTTCACGAAAGCCGGGCCATCCCCGGAGGCAGCGACCACATGCAGAGCGGAGTCCCCCTGAAAGGTCACTCCGCCGGCTAGgaggggcggcgacgacgagggcaGAGGCTGatctgccaccgccaccgccaccgccctagTGGACTGCGGCAGCAAAGCCGGTGTGCCACTTGCAGGCGCACTGTCACGAACCTCGACAACGATCTGTTCTCCCGTCGCCGCCACAGCTCCATTTTCTCGGTGCAGAAGAATCTTCAGCCCCTCATAGTCTCCGCGGCGCGCGGCTCTGAGCAGCTCGGGGTGAATCACCACCGTGGGCCGGGAAGCTACGATGCCCTCAACTGGGGCGGAAGTGGGATCCCGAGGATGATCTGAGCTCGACGCCATGACTCTTATGGTCTTATCGCAATTATGTGCGTGGCTACCTAGCAGCTAGCCCAATTACTGCTAGTACTACTTGTATAGATGATGCGACCACGGCGCAAATATAAGCCACTCCACCCCTTGGTACTCCGCCAACCGTTTACTATTGTTTTCACCATTCCCCTTGTCTTGGCAGACTAAAATTACTAGCAACACCCACTGCCCTCCCCTTCTGTCCCTCCTTGAGGGGCACGGACATCTAGCCAAGATGAAAACAGAGCGAAAACGAACGAAACTGCATGCTATCACATTTGTtttcatattattattatttttaaagagAAAACAAATAAAGAAACCCCCGAAACAAATATGGAAACAAATACTACAGGTAACGAAAATAGAGCAAACATGACACGAACCCGGAGGCAGAAGCGGAGCATTCACCGGAACTAAAAACCCTTGAACCATAGACAAAAAACCAAGGAAACCAACAAAGTTGTTCAGTTGATATGGTGATTACAAAATATGAAGATATATTATTGCTAAGTTATCAAACATATCAGCAGTGGCGGCGTGCTTGATTAGGGATTAGGGATTAGGGATTTTGCTTGCGTGCAGAAGTTGGgacatatggaccattctgctcaTTGTGTGTAGGGCCTAATTGTTTGTCCGTTGTGCTAGAAAACAACCATGTGCTCATATTAAAAATGTTAAGTTCTGTATTAACGGCCGTTTCTATTTCTGCTTCCGCACAAAAGATATTCTATTTTCATTTTCGTTTTCCGAACTTTGGTTTTCCCTCTCTGTTTTGGTTATTCTGTCGGAAAAGCGGAAACTTTCTGCTCTGCTGGGTGACAAAGTTGtgtgggccttctctcttttaagATAGGCCGACACAGTTTCTGTGCTTGTTACGAGCTACGATGCACATCCGCCTCCATGATCCAACTCAGCCTCATCCGTCAAGATGGCCTTCGGATGCCAGCTCCGTATGTGCCTACATAGCCATCGAAGCTGATGGAGCTCATGTGTTACCGCGATCTGGTGTCAGTTGACACTAGCGCGGTTAGGCATTTAAACTTTAAACTAATCCATTAACAAAAATTGTCTTCAACCCCAATGATAGAAAAATCTCTAGAAAAGAAAACTTGCAACACTAACACACTGCCACATGGCCCAATGTATATCGATAAAGTATTTTTTATTCAGTTCTAATCCTTTATTTCTCAATAATTACAATTAACAAGATATTTTTTCTATCCACGTCCATCATACTATTTTCAGCAAGTCGTGCATGTTAATCGTAGGTTATATATTTTTAGTAATCTATTGATGCAACTATGCTACATCAGCAAGTCATGCATATAAGTCATAACTTCCAGTTTTGGAATTAGTTTTTTTATTGCCATCAACACGGTGTCGTGCTGGACGCTCGGAGCATACTATGTAGTTTAGGCTTCACATCTTTATTAGAAAATGGCATTTTGTTAGCTTCAGTCCTATTTTTGTATACATCATTTGTTACATGTTTATATGTGTTACTATTTTTAAAATGTACATGAGAACAATCTTACATTGTTCTTTAAATTAGTTTATATAATTTTCAGCACTCTATTTATGCATTTCTTTTAACAAAAATTCGACAACAACAGACAAAATATATCATCTAGTTCCCATAGGTAGCAGCATGGGCACACATTGCAAGTCCCCCAAAAATGTCTTCTTGGAGGACTACACAGCAACGAACCAACAACAATATTAGTTTGATTTTGTGATGGAGGCCGGCCAGCAGCCATCGCATAATCTTTAGCCCGTCAAGTAAGGCCGCCCTCTTTGGGTCTTTGCaagttgtactccctccataaagaaacataagagtgtttagatcactaaactaGTGATCTACACGCTCTTATATTTGAGGTAGTACACATTTTTCATTGATGTTACTGTAGAGGGGCAATGACTACCTGTCGAAAAAAATGGACAATGACTAATTCAACAAGGAATGTCTTTCTCACAGAATTGACTTTTAGATTTTCATCATTGTCACAACTTTCCGTGCAGCACAAATTATAAAGTTTAATTATACAAGTATGTTTAGTAAAATTTGTACTCTACTATCATTGTTACAACTTGGAGCGGATTCATTTATGAATATGAATTGGTCAAGTCTTGTTAGTAAAATCATTACTATATAATATTTTTTTATAACTTGGATtgggaacgttttaaaaaaaatctgaagtAGTCAAGTCTAGTTAGTAAAATAATTACTATATATACAATCATTATTACAACTTGCAGTGGAAACATTTTGTAAATCTGAATTAGTCAACTCTTGCTAGTAAAATAATTACTATATATACAATCATTATTACA is a window encoding:
- the LOC123038738 gene encoding ankyrin repeat-containing protein At5g02620, with the protein product MASSSDHPRDPTSAPVEGIVASRPTVVIHPELLRAARRGDYEGLKILLHRENGAVAATGEQIVVEVRDSAPASGTPALLPQSTRAVAVAVADQPLPSSSPPLLAGGVTFQGDSALHVVAASGDGPAFVKCAGLIYQEAKHLLDGPNNNGDTPLHCAARAGHGAVVSRLIALAGHEQGGDERAKDVLTRLNGRRETVLHDAVRIADEELVCELMSTCPLLARFPGDGTSALYLAISLGHDRIVDLLHSKDPELSYSGPARQNALHAASLHGREMTQKILEWSNKEGNNAIIGHADESGSTPLHFAASAEGREMEEASSFVTRFLFRRPVDNPTPIHLLLDADQCSACRPDNRGQYPIHIAASMGKLGVVALILDKCPECAGLRDARGRTFLHVAINMRRENIVDYATKDQRFESILNMQDNGGNTALHLAVQVGVLRIFRDLLRNRHVSLNMANDKGQTPADLSRSTIPAGLYYKTNARMWILWSLVKANARNGNDRRDHFQEKHILKLDESKESKKMTEAAQMTGIGSVLVATMAFAAAFTMPGGYIASEHKNGGTPTLAGSYAFDAFMYAVAVAFICSMLATFSLMYSGMATVDWKIRNNYFNDSLGWMWNSSRSLLAAFALGVYLVLAPVAGTTAVGVCILTSGTLLFRNREVGRILICTYTLHKRLGIFIWVRLATSILPIILQSYFVYIVILDPPNYTSIILCLHCYLLFPRMFSRDSQALPNLGCIEIG